A genomic region of Metopolophium dirhodum isolate CAU chromosome 1, ASM1992520v1, whole genome shotgun sequence contains the following coding sequences:
- the LOC132947009 gene encoding WAS/WASL-interacting protein family member 3-like produces MERQGPTTHSTLQQAVELLERSQKLLRSASLKEGTSTTTEARVSQMTTAQQQRDPVLRAAYTRGWEDRTVVFQRATSGGPTTAVRLNRSRSPRRVTRPAANTRPAANTRPATTARPAASPRPAPPPATTRASQRPPPRPLMERPIPAPRSSTIQPSGTTANPLPASNTSAETTKPATLNARQRWNKQRKRDYKAKHQQTS; encoded by the coding sequence ATGGAGCGACAAGGCCCGACGACACACAGCACCCTCCAACAAGCGGTGGAACTGCTAGAACGCAGCCAAAAGCTGCTGAGGTCGGCCAGCCTAAAGGAGGGCACCAGCACCACTACGGAGGCACGGGTAAGTCAGATGACTACGGCGCAGCAGCAGCGGGACCCGGTACTGCGGGCCGCCTACACGCGTGGGTGGGAAGACCGCACCGTCGTGTTCCAAAGGGCGACGAGCGGTGGACCCACAACCGCAGTGCGGCTCAATAGGTCGCGTAGCCCCAGACGGGTGACCCGACCGGCGGCCAACACCCGACCGGCGGCCAACACCCGACCGGCAACCACAGCACGACCAGCGGCCAGCCCCCGACCGGCGCCACCACCGGCGACAACAAGGGCCTCACAACGACCGCCACCGCGACCGCTGATGGAGCGGCCAATACCGGCGCCGAGGTCATCAACCATCCAACCTTCAGGAACGACTGCCAACCCGCTTCCAGCGTCGAACACCTCCGCCGAGACGACAAAACCGGCCACGCTGAACGCCCGCCAACGCTGGAATAAGCAGCGAAAGCGAGACTACAAGGCCAAACACCAGCAGACGTCCTAG